One segment of Bacteroidales bacterium DNA contains the following:
- a CDS encoding sigma-70 family RNA polymerase sigma factor — translation MKNKLSLDEQTLIQGIKNNNTMAITYAYKKFYPSVANFIRLNGGTDDDAKDIFQEAMTILFYKTQNDNFYLNCKLNTYLYSISRNLWLTELKRLNKNSQEINDFDEIISDHELLLEEAEEKIKNQQNLKISLDNLGEPCKSILTAFYIEQLSMQEIANKMGYTNAENAKNQKYKCLLRLKKIFQKL, via the coding sequence ATGAAAAATAAACTTTCACTCGACGAACAAACTCTAATTCAAGGGATTAAAAATAATAATACCATGGCAATCACTTATGCCTATAAAAAATTTTATCCTTCTGTTGCGAATTTTATTCGCTTAAATGGGGGTACTGACGACGATGCTAAAGATATTTTTCAAGAAGCCATGACAATATTATTCTATAAAACTCAAAACGATAATTTTTATTTAAATTGTAAGCTAAATACCTATTTATATTCCATTTCGCGAAACCTATGGTTAACAGAACTTAAACGTTTAAATAAAAACAGTCAGGAAATTAACGATTTTGATGAGATTATTAGCGACCATGAACTATTACTTGAAGAAGCCGAAGAAAAAATCAAAAATCAACAAAATCTTAAAATTAGCCTCGATAACTTAGGCGAACCCTGTAAAAGTATTCTCACTGCATTTTATATTGAACAGCTTTCCATGCAAGAAATTGCCAATAAAATGGGTTATACCAATGCCGAAAATGCAAAAAATCAAAAATATAAATGTTTATTACGTTTAAAAAAAATATTTCAAAAACTCTAA